Proteins encoded together in one Bacteroidota bacterium window:
- a CDS encoding T9SS type A sorting domain-containing protein: protein MPRFTLLLLALLVLSPHAQAQFAITESFTGATANGWVLARDAKLTGGDEDPVGQGWLRLTDNAEFRRGYAFLDTAFPSTDGVVVDIQFAIWGDTFPGDGFTLFLFDGALSASDFDIGEWGGSLGYANGCSAPGDERPGLAGAYVGIGFDEFGNFANPGDRCKNGGPGRTVNSLTVRGAANTSDADATNDYPFVATTGTLTDLLSFRQSTRPDQTNDEYRRAQIAIIPSGTGFAITVNVQFGQGAPLTEVIAPIQLDTPPPATLKLGFGSSTGAARSFHEIRNVEISDATALPVELTSFRATSIGEAVQLDWATSSETVNAGFYVEMVDPASGTAAFETAGFVRGAGTTAESQRYSFRLDGLAPGTYQFRLRQVDFDGTFEYSPEVEAQVRLDEQFRVSAFPNPFRDRAEIEFAVAQGQDVRVEVFDVLGRRVATLFDGTLSSNTVGRARLEGAGLPPGLYLVRIQGERFEEFRRLTLAR from the coding sequence ATGCCTCGCTTCACCCTACTCCTGCTCGCGCTCCTCGTGCTCAGCCCGCACGCTCAGGCGCAGTTTGCTATCACCGAATCCTTCACCGGTGCCACCGCCAACGGGTGGGTGCTCGCACGTGATGCTAAACTCACTGGTGGCGATGAAGACCCGGTTGGCCAGGGTTGGCTGCGACTCACCGATAATGCGGAATTTCGCCGTGGCTATGCCTTCCTAGACACGGCTTTCCCGTCCACGGACGGCGTCGTGGTAGATATCCAGTTTGCCATTTGGGGCGACACGTTCCCCGGCGACGGCTTCACACTGTTCCTCTTCGACGGCGCGCTGTCGGCGAGCGACTTCGACATCGGCGAGTGGGGCGGCTCGCTGGGCTATGCCAACGGCTGCTCTGCACCGGGCGATGAGCGTCCAGGGCTAGCCGGCGCCTACGTTGGCATCGGCTTCGACGAGTTCGGCAACTTCGCCAACCCAGGCGACCGCTGCAAGAACGGTGGGCCGGGCCGGACCGTCAACTCGCTCACCGTGCGCGGTGCCGCCAACACCAGCGACGCCGACGCCACCAACGACTACCCGTTCGTCGCCACGACAGGTACGCTCACGGACCTGCTCTCCTTCCGGCAGAGCACCCGCCCTGACCAGACGAACGACGAGTACCGTCGTGCTCAGATCGCCATCATCCCGAGCGGTACCGGCTTCGCTATCACCGTGAACGTGCAGTTCGGTCAGGGGGCACCCCTCACGGAAGTAATCGCTCCGATCCAACTCGACACGCCGCCTCCCGCCACGCTCAAGCTTGGCTTTGGCTCATCCACAGGGGCCGCTCGGAGCTTCCACGAGATCCGCAACGTCGAGATCAGCGACGCGACCGCGCTGCCGGTGGAGCTGACCAGCTTCCGCGCCACCAGCATCGGCGAGGCCGTCCAACTCGACTGGGCGACATCCTCTGAGACCGTGAACGCGGGCTTCTACGTGGAGATGGTAGACCCGGCTAGCGGCACGGCGGCCTTCGAGACTGCGGGCTTCGTGCGCGGCGCCGGGACGACGGCCGAGTCGCAGCGCTACAGCTTCCGCCTCGACGGCCTCGCGCCCGGCACCTACCAGTTCCGTCTCCGCCAAGTCGACTTCGACGGCACCTTCGAATACTCGCCGGAGGTCGAAGCGCAAGTTCGCCTCGACGAACAGTTCCGAGTCTCGGCCTTCCCGAACCCGTTCCGCGACCGCGCCGAGATCGAGTTCGCCGTAGCCCAAGGCCAAGACGTGCGCGTGGAGGTCTTCGACGTGCTCGGCCGCCGCGTGGCGACGCTCTTCGACGGTACGCTATCGAGCAACACGGTCGGGCGCGCTCGCCTCGAAGGGGCAGGCCTACCGCCGGGCCTCTACCTCGTCCGGATCCAGGGCGAGCGGTTCGAAGAGTTTCGGCGCCTGACCCTCGCGCGCTGA
- a CDS encoding response regulator transcription factor — protein MLPTLLVIEDDIAMQRFLALYFADTYEVVVQETGEEALAWLADHTADAIVCDLQMPGIDGFEVVEELRSQVAYDVVPVVMLSGSEQSADRVRCLRLGADDFVVKPFNPEELRARLDNLLRRIRRTQRSLAGSAA, from the coding sequence ATGCTTCCCACTCTTCTGGTCATCGAAGACGACATCGCGATGCAGCGTTTCCTGGCGCTCTACTTCGCCGACACCTACGAAGTCGTGGTCCAGGAAACGGGCGAGGAGGCGCTAGCCTGGCTCGCGGACCACACCGCCGACGCCATCGTGTGCGACCTCCAGATGCCCGGCATCGACGGCTTCGAGGTCGTCGAGGAGCTGCGCAGCCAGGTAGCCTACGACGTTGTGCCGGTCGTGATGCTCTCCGGCAGCGAGCAGAGTGCCGACCGGGTGCGCTGCCTGCGCCTCGGCGCCGACGACTTCGTCGTGAAGCCCTTCAACCCCGAAGAACTGCGCGCGCGGCTGGACAACCTCCTCCGCCGCATCCGCCGGACCCAGCGCTCGCTGGCTGGATCGGCAGCCTAG